One region of Candidatus Omnitrophota bacterium genomic DNA includes:
- the pilM gene encoding type IV pilus assembly protein PilM, with amino-acid sequence MGKRALGIDIGAGSVKLVELEKTVEGIQLIRAKFFDLTQYADQEKRDTLIREGIEGLLRTEKIKSGRLALSLSGQSVFIRFLKLPKIQQGKIDKIIKYEAQQQIPFPLDKISWDHQIFRSGAGPEEDVLFVAAKKEIVETTLSHVARTNLDIEFVDVSPLALLNAITYNEPLGKGLILDIGAKATNLIVISDKGFWVRSILIAGDEMTHAIASKLNIPFDKAEELKRKEGMVVASDSLVPSNITPAGKDLVNALNPVVSDLISSIVQSMEFYRTKHARDTAFNEIILSGGGSKLKGIEDFLAKGLGMQIRRANLGQKIKCPSNLRVDIDFQTRFGSSIGLALRLLQRCPTNIDLLPVERKEERDFKKEKFWIISAGLLIAVIPLTIGYNIWFQTSTLRKEVAFLDSLLSDYENINKEIAKLKEDIKNSEARLEPFENLAIKKSLSLEAILGIRKLLPEETWLTSVSKEKDFFSLEGRTASSLLTINDFKNRLASSPLFDSVEIIYASLPRQTEEGAGQFRDFSIKFRFKGTGAAAAAPKGEKDETKGNK; translated from the coding sequence ATGGGAAAACGTGCTCTAGGGATCGATATAGGCGCGGGCTCGGTAAAACTCGTAGAGCTGGAAAAGACGGTTGAGGGCATTCAGCTCATCCGGGCGAAATTTTTTGATTTGACCCAATATGCCGACCAGGAAAAAAGGGACACCCTGATCAGGGAAGGCATAGAGGGGTTGTTGAGAACAGAAAAGATAAAGAGCGGCAGGCTCGCGCTCTCCCTCTCGGGCCAGTCGGTATTCATCCGCTTCCTCAAGCTCCCCAAGATCCAGCAAGGCAAGATAGACAAGATAATAAAATACGAAGCACAGCAGCAGATCCCTTTTCCCCTCGATAAGATAAGCTGGGACCACCAGATCTTCCGCTCCGGCGCGGGCCCGGAAGAGGACGTCCTTTTCGTCGCCGCGAAAAAAGAGATCGTCGAAACTACGCTTTCGCACGTAGCGAGGACCAACCTGGACATAGAGTTCGTCGATGTCAGCCCGCTGGCCCTCCTTAACGCCATAACTTACAATGAGCCCCTCGGCAAGGGACTGATCCTTGATATCGGCGCCAAGGCGACCAATCTTATCGTCATCTCGGACAAGGGGTTCTGGGTCCGTTCGATACTTATCGCCGGCGACGAGATGACCCATGCTATCGCCTCAAAGTTAAATATACCTTTCGACAAGGCGGAAGAGCTTAAGCGCAAAGAGGGGATGGTGGTCGCATCAGACAGCCTTGTTCCCTCGAACATCACCCCGGCCGGCAAAGACCTCGTTAATGCCCTGAACCCGGTCGTCTCCGACCTGATATCTTCGATAGTCCAGTCGATGGAATTTTACAGGACCAAACATGCCCGCGATACCGCCTTCAACGAGATCATATTATCGGGCGGCGGCTCAAAGCTCAAGGGCATAGAGGATTTCCTGGCGAAGGGGCTCGGCATGCAGATAAGGCGCGCCAACCTGGGCCAGAAGATAAAATGCCCGTCCAACCTCAGGGTCGATATAGATTTCCAGACACGCTTCGGCTCTTCGATCGGCCTGGCCCTGCGCCTGCTCCAGAGATGCCCGACCAATATAGACCTGTTGCCGGTCGAGAGGAAAGAGGAAAGAGATTTCAAGAAAGAAAAATTCTGGATCATCTCTGCGGGCCTCCTTATCGCCGTGATACCGCTCACGATAGGGTATAATATCTGGTTCCAGACGTCGACCCTAAGGAAGGAAGTGGCCTTCCTGGATTCGCTTTTGTCGGATTACGAGAACATCAACAAGGAAATAGCCAAGCTTAAGGAAGATATAAAGAACAGCGAGGCAAGGCTGGAACCTTTTGAAAATCTGGCCATAAAGAAAAGCCTCTCGCTTGAGGCCATATTGGGGATAAGGAAGCTCCTACCCGAAGAGACCTGGTTGACGTCGGTCTCCAAGGAGAAGGACTTCTTCTCGCTGGAAGGCAGGACGGCCTCGAGCCTCCTGACCATAAACGATTTCAAGAACAGGCTCGCATCCTCGCCGTTATTCGATTCGGTAGAGATAATATACGCGAGCCTGCCCCGCCAGACCGAAGAGGGCGCGGGACAATTCAGGGATTTTTCCATAAAGTTCAGGTTCAAGGGGACCGGCGCGGCTGCGGCGGCCCCGAA